The Electrophorus electricus isolate fEleEle1 chromosome 15, fEleEle1.pri, whole genome shotgun sequence genome segment GGAAAGGACACGGTACTTCAGGCTACACAAACTACATGGCAATAGGAGAACCTTGGGATAACCTCCCAAGGCACATGGTCTTACAACGGAAAGACCTCTGTAACAGTCGGAGCCGTGAAGGCACAGtggtatgatttttttttctaaaaaagactttaaaatcaagtttaaatacatacacacacacacacacacacacacacacacacacacacacaccccaccaccaccccgcccaaaaaaaaaaaaaaaatcggaaGGCTAATTTCAGAATTTGTCAAAGGAATTTGTGTATACTGAAATAAAAAGTAACAGGAGTGCAGCTGCAATATCATAACAGTGCTGGAAATTTTCCCACTGTAATGAGATATAGAAAAGAAAATTGATATAAACCACATATCCGTTTTATCAAACTTCTATAAAACTAGAAATGCTATGAAGTAAAAAGCACACTTCCAGTGTTTACCTAGCCTAGTGTTACAGAAGTCtagtgttttttccttttgataaagtaaaaatatagaTTTGTCAGTAGttattttgctctttaaatTGATTTGAAGTAGGAAAGTGGTTGAGTATACAGAAGGACTGTGCTTTCCACTGGAGCAGTGGAAGCTTCACACAGTAAATGACTCAGTCACCGACTCTTCACTTCAGCCAGACGCATGAGGCTTACAGCCAATGAGAGATGATGTTCCCAAAAACAATCCAATCCAAAAGACTCCCTTAAGGGAAGAAAAAGGAGGGAATGAAGGGCATTGGGCCAAAACTCTTGTAAAATGATAGAGGTTTTGCCattttttcagtgatttttttttttagggtttctcccccccacccccaccccatttcTACAGCGATCAACTCTCGTCAAGCACAGTGTGTACAGTACCTACAGTTTTTCCTCAAATACTTGACCGCAAAGTTGAGCTGCATGTGTGGATCAGCACCTCTCTGCAGGTCTCTGACCTTAAAACGGTCATTGCTTTGAGCTCAGCTGAGTCTTTTAGTTCCAGCTCCTGCTGGAACGGATGCGCCGTGCCCTCATCTCATGCGGTTCTGCCGCATGAGGGGCACAATACAGGAGGGAGGGCCCGATTTGCTGAGGAAGGGGTGTTTAAGCAGTTCCTGAGCTGTGGCCCGCTGGGCAGGGTCTCGAACAAGCATCCTGTCCAAAAAGCCCTTGAGCAGTGGCGAAACCTAAGGGAACGAAGGAGGTCATGTGAGAGAGTGCCCAAAGAGAGCTGATGAGACTCAACTGAGGTTTGGGGTTTAATAAGCATAAAGACATTAACCTTATGGAGGTTCTTCAGCTTGGGTGGCAGGTTGTCGCGAATCATCTTCATTGCCTTGAGTGGAGGTTCATTGAAATATGGAGGTTCTCCATCAACCATTTCAATCACCATAATACCAAGAGACCAAATATCCacctgtgggggtggggggagtttCTTCTTTTAATGCAGTCAACACTCTTGCTTGCCATTAAATAAGGTCCAGTGATGTAGTGTTCACgctcacagagacagagtgattCATTTAACAGGACATGGTGACAAGGTGGACCAACAGGATCTTACCTCTGGTCCATATGGCAGCCTTGATATAAGCTCAGGTGCCATCCAGTATGGCGTTCCTACCAGCGACTTCCTCCGCTGAACCTCTTTGGAGACTTGTGCACAGAAGCCAAAATCAGACAGCTTCACCTAGGAGGGTGTACCAAACgtgtttacaaaaataaaaagtacaaagaCATCCTGTGCAAGCCTTTACCCCCTCACTGCCGCCTTTTAGAGTAAGGAGGAAGAACGATGTCCACACACAGATTCTAATAATGAGCACACCCAACCACATCACTTCCTCACACAGCCTTTGAGACATCTGGATGAAATCTGCCACAAGCGGATGAAACAAGAGGGTAATTTCCTTTGACTTTCTCATCACCCACACTGCAATGGCATTCAGTTCTGTCGAGCAGGTAAGAACCCACTTAGTCAATAGGTTTGTTACGTGGACCTCAGACACACAACATTGTGTTCCTTCGCACATGACGCAGAGCAAAAAGGAACCGAACAGTGGTGTTACTTAAAATATTGGTAACATTCTCCTTAGAAACGTGCATTAGAGATGTTGAGTCAGACACAAAGAAGCTCTGTGACTTACTCCATTATGCTGTGACCTGTTTGTAACCTATTGGCTACAGATTGGACTGCCTTGTTTCTGAGGGACTAGGCCAAGGAATTAAATGACAGATCACCAAATTATATGctgttttttattaaatgtcatTGCTATTTATGTACTCAGTGAAGCTAATGACTTTGCATTGCTTGGTTGGTTAAACTAGTGAAAGGCTTGGCCTGTGGAACACGAACACATGAACAATCCTGTCCAATGCGATATGAGGAAATGAAACGCAAAAAGGCAAGCAAACAAATTCCTGAGACAAAACAGCTGTCGTTACACAGAACACTTCCTCTTCTCTTACCGCAACCCCAAAGCTATCCCCTACGCAACAGGCCACTATTCACCCCCAGCCAATGAAGGTCTGgcacacaaacaagacaagaacaaacacaaacaaacccacccaCAAAACGCTGATTTACTGGAGGGCAATTTTGCGCTGAGGCAAAGCTCAAACATGCAGGTGGTGTGCTTGTTTTGTACAGATAAAGTACAAGTACACTGAGAACAGCAAGCACACCAAAGCAAAAAGGTACTATAGGCATTCACAGATATTAATACACGAAGAGACGCAAATACcaatgtgcgtgcgcgcgcacacacacacacacacacacacacaaagataggGCGAGGGACTCACTCTGCCGTCATGAGTTAGCAGAATGGAATCACTCTTGATGTCTCTGTGAATAACTCCCTGGGCATGTAGCACTGACAGAGCCTtcagaacagacagacacacagtggcTATCTGCTCTTCATTCATcctgaaacacacccacacagcttGATTTGAGAGGGAGAGTACTACTGGTACAGCATTTAGGCAAAATCAACTACTGTAGCTCAGAGCTGCCACCTAGTGTTGGACTTTTCACAGTTGTTTAATATGGGGTACATGGAATATGAGGGAAATCATTTGAGATAACCAGTACATAACCATTTTAGAATAAAGAGTACggttatttaattttaatatccATAATTATTTATGTTAGTACATACATTACAAGTTGATGAAACCGCTCATAGTAAAATAGCCATATATTTAAGTGATTTTAACACAGAATTTCTGCAAGTTGATTTGGAAGCACCAAATTCAGAAACAACATTCATGTACAAGAATCACTtgcctggtgtgtgtgacaATGTCAGTTAGTGCACCACCTTCAAGGAACTCCATGACAACCCAGAGTTCATCGCCCACCAAGTAACTGTTGTACATCTCCACAACGTTGTCATGGTGATAGTCTCGCATGATAACCACCTTAAGAGAAACAAAGCTGATGTGAGGGACACATTTCACTAACTCAAAAAGACATTAAAGAGGAATTGCAACATTTCTAATTTACTTTgtaatatatttcacatttcttaCTATGTATATACTGGcaattttttcaaaaatgacaGGATAGTGTATCGTTTAGCAGCTGGACAAGCTGAAGGTGAGAAGACAGTGATGAGGGTTTTCAATAAACACTGCATAGCAGTTCAGCTCATCTCTGTGTCTTTTATTATCCTCAAAGACAAAATTTGCATggaagtcttaaaaaaaaaaaaaaaaaaagtaaaacatccCACACCTCATTGAAGAGTAGTTCTCGCCGCTGTTGCTTCCGAAGATCCATCTTCTTCACAGCCACCAGCTTGCCTGTGCTCTTAACTGTCGCGATACACACAATACCGGTGGAGCCCTCGCCGATTTTTATGTAGTGGTCCAAGTAGGTGCGTGGGTCCCCAGGGTCAACAACCATCTGAAGAGCGGCACGAAACTGCTCGTGGGAAACGCGCTGGGGCTCCCTCTGTGGGGAGCGGCCCTGCTGGGGAGGGCCAGAGGGTCTGGGAGCAGGAGGAAGCTGCTGGCTGGCAGGGGGCTCTGGACCCAGAGCTGGGTGGGAAGCATGATGTTGCTGGGGCTCCCCTCGAGAGGCAGCCTTACCCCCACCGCTGCCACAGTGGCTCACCCCGCTGGAGGGGCCATTGCGGTGGGAAGACTCATGAGTTCTGCCTGCCTTCAAGTCctgcaatcaatcaatcaaatcaaatcaaagtgcTAGATGAACATGCCTGCACAATCCTGCAGTCTCATTTCAGGTTGCTTTTGGTTCTTTACTAACCTGACTGCTGGGGCTTCTTGCTGTGTCGCTTTCCGTGCGGGGGTACGTGTTGAACGGCCGGCTTTGCTGTGCAGTCTTCATTACTCCGTCTGTAACAGGCAGGTTAGGGGTGCGAATGTTTGGTCCAGACAGGGGTCTCTTGTCCCGTGGGGACTGCGGGCTCCCATCCTGACTTGTGTAGCTGGATTTGGGCCGTCTGTCACTGGCCTCTTCCCTCCTGACCACTTGTTCGTGGTACTCGTGCGGCTCTCGGTCACGTTGTCTGTCACGCTCGCGTGGAGGTGGCGCAGGTGGCACGGCCGGACGCTCGCGGTCCCGGTGCCGACTGGGCTCCTGACCGCGAGGCTGCTGGGGCCGCCCATCTTCCCGGGGGCCCCGAGCTGGTCGCTGAGACTGCCGGGGGTCCGGACCTTGGTGTTCTATACgggctctctctctatctctgcgCACACAAGCAagattgaaaaataaataaatgtatacaaataaataaatttttgcAGGAGGAAAAAGTGTAAAAGGAACATTTTACCTGTACCTGTCCTTGCCATCGCCAATGCGGTCAGTGCGATCGAACTGGTACCGATGAGGATACTCTCCATTCTCCTGCATGCCGGAGGAGCCCGAGGAGCCGGAATCACTGCGAGGCTGGGTGGGTGGGCTGCCCCGCCGCAGGGAGTTGGAGCGGATTACCGACATGGTTTCAAACTCATCCAGCAGCCACGTCAGGGAGCCATCCACCCCTAGCTTGCTGCCCCTCACGATGGTCTGAAAAACAACCGCACGTCGCAGCAAAGAGAAGGGCAAGGGTCACCAAACTACGCTGGGATCATTATCTCTGACTAGGAAAAACCCACTTTTTGCATACCATACAGATCCAGAGAATATCTGAAAAAAGATTTTCTCTGAAAATATATAGTCAAGTAAACTAAAGTGTCAGTTATTTCTGCAATCCTGCTTTACAGAAAAAGTACAAGCAAAATTCAGGTGACACTGCATATCTCGAATGGCCCAGTCAGCTAGAAGTCTGAAAGTCATATTTAACTTCTGCAACTCTAGCTGCTCACTAAACTGGAGCTACAAGTTTCCAACATTTTGCACGCTAAGATCcgacatctgtttttttcccagcTGCCTTCGCACACAGCCTAACCTTGCGTGGCTCCACGGTGGTGATGACTGTGGCGTCGATGAAGGGCTTGGGCCTCTTCGCCGTGTCCTCGATGAGACTCTGCCATTGGCGAGGGAGCCCCACAAACTTCTGCTCCTGCTCATCAAAGTCGGTGTGCACGCGGTGCTCAAAGTTGGAGGGGGCCGAGATCTGGACGCgctgcttcttctttttgctgAACATGGCTGCAGCAGAGCATCGGCGCTGAGGggcgagaggaggagagcagacgTGAGCTGGAGGGAGGGCGCGGGAGCCAGCTGCCTTCATGTGCTCTACCCAGATGCTTCAAGGGTATAGAAGGCAGCTCCTGGTATTAAAAATGTTCTCCTTTAATGAATGACTGGAGTCTCtgagcaattttttttcttcagagtcAGCGTAAACCATGATGATGGCAGACAAATTTACTGGTTAAAACATTTTGCTACTGTAAAATCATTAATGATTTTACAAGTGCTATTTATATTTGACTGCAAAAACCTGTTTAAGTCAAATGTTTGAATACAGGTGAGCGCTGATCATAAATATTCCTCGGTCCTTCCAGACTGTAGCATGACTTTCTCTCTGCCATCCAAGTTTCAGTCTACTAAACCCACCCGTTCTCACTGCAGGGTTCAGAGACACTCCCTAAAGACAAACAGTGGTCCCTGATAGAAGCCTGAatagcgcccccccccccccccccccccgacagcTCAGGCCTGAGAAACCCACTGCTGGACTGGACTGAGACTGAAATGAAGGGCATTTTTCAAAAGGCCAGCAGCTTTTGAAGTGCTATCGGATCTTTCAGAGAGAGACGTCAGGCAAGACATGAGGTCTGAATCAGGGGGCGAAGGGCCAGTGCGAAAGCATTACTCTTCTTAGATGTTTTATGAAGGGTGTGATCAAATATGAAACATACCAGAGGGAGTGAAAACTGATTTACTTCAGGCAAGAAAGGCCAAATTGCTTCAGCAAACTCAGACAAGCCAAAGACATTccagtttctctttctgtcGTTTCCCCAAGTTACCCATTAATGTCATAAATAAATTTCAGGGAAgtgcaaacatgtttttatgCTGAAAGTACTCTTGTTCCTTTCAACAGTAACACAAACCATATAATTCGATCTTAGGGCACTACCCATAGTGTGACTGGCATAAAGACAATCAACATTATTTCACTAGAACATTGGTAAACATGGAGATAAGACTATTCAATAAAATCATTTAGCCCAACATTGTACTATGTCTTAGGTTACCGACCCAATTGCAAATTCCGTAACTGGATTTGCAGTCTGTAAGAATATTCCTCTGaacatatttgtaaatatcTCTTCATCGATTAGCTGCTGCAGCGAAAGCAATATCAGTTACAAATTTGAATTATGTTAAAGcctaaacaaataaagaagTGGACCTTGACTGAAGTCTTCTAAAGCACAGGAGCACTTTAGAttgaactttgaaaaaaaaaaaaaaaaaaaaaaagttttaataatGATGGTTGCCTAAAAAATTTATTTGCATTACATGAGAAACAATAACGCAAGACCACATGAAACTAGTTGACAGCACATATGCATGCGCCAGCCATTTCTTAAGCTGCAAAAACTTTAGCTTACAAGAATGACTCAGACAGCCAAGCACTAGTCTAACTTTTCAGCACTTTGAAAACTACTGGATTTGAAAGATTCAGGTGAGAGGCAAATTATTTACCTTTGTAATTCTTTTGTGGTGGTGATTTTCAGAAAGACCACCTTCAgcagaaatataattttttcaAAGTTGCATTCTGAATTATCCACGGTAATGCATTTGTACAAAAGTGGCCCCAGCCAAAATTAGAATTTGTTCTCATTCCATTTTACAAGTAGCAAATAGAAAATCCCATCTCCTAGAGATAGGATATGAAGAGGATGATATCACAAAGCCTGCTAAAAAGTACGCAAGGCCAAGGAAGAAAATCCCTTACACTGGTCACATGATTCATAGAATACATTGGATATCCATATTTCCTTAAGGCTTTGTATTAGACCAAAACAGTGTTGAAGATATTAATATATAGACAAGTCAGACTAATCAAAGCATTGGTCAACTGAGTTACTGCCAGTAATCATCAATAACTGCAATCCCAAATTCAAAAATCTTATATGACTAGGCCAAACTAAGCCTGgatttctccctttctctaaaacattaacatatcatttaaccccccccccccccccccaaagaacATCAATTTAATCCAACACCACTATAGTACAAAACCCCATCAGGTGTGAGGCACAGGAACAGATGTTCCCACCGAAAGTGCTGTGTgtcccaaaacaaacaaacagtgtgGACAGAAAAGACAGCATCAGGTGTTAACCTcctcaacaaaaacaaatccttACTAACAACTATTCTACTTAATCATTTGGGTACACTAGTCAACAAAACTATAAAGGTATATGCCACATATTTTTGCATGAAACATGCACAAGCTAcatcatattttatttccttGGGGGAAAAGTCAGTTGTGCCTGAACATTAAGGAAGTGCATGGCAGCCTAACTAGTTGAGTATGGCATACAGATGACAACCACTATGCACTGGTGAAAAGTGATAAAGACTCCTCTGTGGTCAGCATCTCTGAGATAGACCATAGAAGCTTACTTCCCTGTGGCCTTCCattaaaaaacaccacactAGTTACAACCATTAAAGACAAATCCTTTAAAAGATTATCACACCATTAATAAACCCATACATTTAAACTGTGCAATCAAACCAACAAGTCTAAATTACACATATTCCACCAACATCTGCTGACATATTAGAACATATGAAAGTGTGATGGTGTAAAGTTCCCAGAAAAACGAACAATTTTAAAACGTTGCCTGTAACTGAGTAATGAGAAATTATATAGCATTATTTTTTCCTGAGCTTACAAGATCTGCCTGATGGCATGAAGCTACCATATACCTTCAAAGGTCTCAGACTTAAGAGGTCAAAGACAGTGACTATATTCACTTTATTAGTGATATTTCTACTAAAGTTTTCAATTCTGCAAGACGAGTATTCCATCCATTTTTCCTTATAACTAACAAATGCTATCTGGGAATACAGTTCATCACCAGTCATTTCAAAAGGTTTCAAATTTTGCCATTATGAgaagaattttgttttttgttttttttacatttcagccCCATTTATCGGAAATAAAAAGGTGCTGTCATGCCCTCATAGAACAGCCCAGGGGAAGGCCTGCATAACCCAACCAAACCACCAGCACCTCTTCTCTTCCTAAGCAATGGGGAACAAAATCAACATGCCATTCAAGTACTGGGCAGCAGCTGTAAGAGCTCCATCGTTACCACATCCCACAATGCTTTGCAAATGCTGCGTACACATTACTTTATACTGTCTCAAATATAAGCCACTAGCATAACACAATTCATGCTAAAGGGCCCAGATATGCTGAATTCACTAAAGACCAAACAATATAGGGTTAAACAGCTGGGAAAAGTACTTTACTTTGCATAGCAATGCCAATGGTCAGTAAATTCAACCACGGGGAGAGGGAGGCAAGGCATTACACCACACATTGGTCTACTGCCAATCCAGCTCTTTTCTCAAAGCAAAAAATCCTCTTTATACTTGGGTATGACCACCTCCTTACACCGCACAGCAACCTTCTAGGTGCTGCAAATACTaggcaaattaaaaaatttaaaaataggaCAATGTCGACAATTTTTAGCGAAGGACTCGGGCAACCATCAATGATaagaatgtattttattttatcttggATGTTCTGACAGGACATTAGCTAACTTTTTAAACAGGATACGATTATGcttagtaaacacaaacacacacgataCACTGCAGTAAGACCACCATCCAACCCAAGAGACACGAGCACCCGTCTTGTCTAGAGCATCCACAAAAACAGTCCGGCTTCAAAGTACTCATCCGAGAAACACGAGATCAAAATAAAGTAGTTTTCCAAAAGTTTTTGGAGGACAACCAAACCAAGTGAATAGTTCAACCTTGAATATTTCGCCAATCCAGAAGATCGCCGACGCCATCCTTGAGTACTACAGCCGTCTAACTCGCTGTGAGAAATAGTTAACCGAAACAAATAGCATGCATACTTGGGCTTTTATCGCAGTAGTTGGCTGGCTGGAGTCGTTTAGACTTTGGAAACCGACATTATTACTATACTACATTTCTATCGACGATCTACTTATAGCTAGTAAATGTCATGATGATAACGTCAACATAACCGTTTACAACAGCCAGTTTAAGCGAACATCTTAACTAGCGCTAGCTAATTTAAAATTCCTTACCAACCATCTACGTTATACATCACCTACCCATCTTAGCTAGGGTCAACAGCCACTTTTTCAGCCAAACATCCGAATGAAACCATCTTAGCTAAGATACGTTTTAAACTCCGATTACAGCTAAAATATCAGAAAAGTTAACATTTAGCTAGATAATTACCAAAACTGGTAACTAGCCAAcaattagctagctggctagctatgCTCAGACGTCGAGCTAAAGCAACAGATACGGAGCTGGTCAGCTAGCTCGTGTGATATCAAaggaaacaataataataaaactcacTGACGTAATAGAAATTAGTTAGGATTGAAAGTCGTCCCAGTCTAAACTGCCTGAGTAAAATAGTGTCGTTAGAGATTTGCTAGTCATCAACATTTATGCTAACAAATACGAGCGACATTAAGATGTAGGTTAGCTAACTGGCTATGCGCCATACATGTGAGGGAGTAGGTGTGCTAGCTAGCACCTTTAGCTAATATTCAGATAGCTTACAGAACTCACTGAAACTGCTATTTTCACCCAACTTTTTTTAATCGAACAAACGCTGCTTAAACAAACCGTTTGAACGACACATGAATTACCTGGTATGAGATGTGCGTTCTTTTAAGGGTTCAACTTCATGAATTCCTCTTTAACGTCCTTTCCGACTTAGGCACGGTTAGAAAATTAGCCGAACGGGCTAAATACGCTCGTCAAAAGTCAAGCCCTTATCACCATGTTGAACAACATCCGGGAAACTGCCCGCACTCAGCAAACTCCCCCACAGGCGCTGCAAGACAAACCAATCACACGAACAACGtgtacacttgcacacacatttaacctAGATTTTAATATTTAGGCTACTTTCATAGTTAACTATTTCAGCATATATTTTACGTGTCTATATATGCCATTACTTTTTTGTTAACAAAGTTTTTTCCCCCACgcttatgtttttaaaaggatACATCATGTCATCAGACTCTGTATTTGAAAAAGTTAATTAGGAATTTaagtattacatttattttttggacCAAAAGGATTTCCTAAACAATAATATAGAACTCgagaaaagtttgtttttttttccagacccAAAAAGTGTGGACTCGATCAGAAAATAACATGGCCTATATCATACAAATCTCAAATAGATTCACGGATAAATATACACAGCTTGAAAAGACTCAGAGTTACATTAATTTGGGTAAGATAGGTGTAATAAGAACACCACTCCATTAGATGTTTCTCTGGATCAGCTATTGGATACTGTTATTTTGTTCCAAAGTATTatcattaatgtatttaaatattaaaaacctGTTCTGACATTTTGACTCATacatcacatttttattttactttagaCTTTGCTTAAATGCTTAAGACAATTCAAACCATGCATAGTTTCTTTCTGAATATTGCATAAAATATGCTTAATTTAGTGGATATCATTAttaaaacaaagtgtgtgtgtgtggggggaataAATCCCAAcatgttaaaaacacaaacaatgcaataacatcaacaacaaataaatcCTAACATATTAAAAACCTGaacaatgtaataatgttaaCCACTACATTTTGAAACAATGGTAATTCTTCATGAATTCACagataattacattaaatgtttgtttcatagtaaaatatttaaatccctttaaaaatatctaaattaaAGACATAACATTATTATGGAAACTAATTAAATTGATCTAATTTGTTATAAAACATATTCTTTACTTAGTTGTTATCTCTCAAGACTTAATGCAATTGTTGGTCTAATGTTGTGAACATGGGTACAGATACTCATTTTAACTAAAAACAATGTAAAGACAACATAAAATACTAATATAAAACTTAAAGGCAGAGATCCATATGAACCCATAAAGAGCCAGTAGTCATTAGCACTGTAGATGCATGTTCTCCAGCCAACTGAGGTCCTCTGATCTGTGAAACCAGACAACATAATGAATGACCAAATTTCACTCACAAACATAAATTCATAATACTGTACAATTTCAGCAGAATACATCTGAGGTTTCAATGAGGTCAAAATAAGAGAAAAATCATGCTACTTACTATTAAAATGCCTAATTTACATCTACATTATCTTACTAATAAGACTATTAACAGAGAACAGCTTGTGGTCCCTAGAGCACTAATTTGTAGTAGAAGGGACAATAGGGAGTACATTACTATTCTTGCATTATTACACCCCCTTCTTCATTTAGAActgtttatttgatttctttcttttgtaaTAGTTACTTTAAGTACTTTTAAAATTGGTTTGGCACCTTCATATATTATAGAATGCCTGACAGACTGCATTAAATGATCATTAAGGTCATTAAATGTTGTCTTGCTGAATTCTCCAAGAGTAGAATTCTGTACTTGttcatataatcatattattattattattatttttattattattattattagtagtagtagtagtggtattgCTAACCATACTCTGAGGAAATTACAATCATCcttatcaaataaataaacctttttttcaaaCTGTGCAAACCTCTGTGATTTTGACAAGATTGCCTGCAGTGCATTGACTGGCTGTGCAGGGTCTTACAAACATGGCCATTTTATCTGTCAAGGGCATTTCTACTAAACCTTCCTAATGTTTTGTACAATTTGATGTACCTAAGCCTCTTTTCCAGGCATACTGGACAAAGAGTTTAGGTCCTGGGTTATCTGCGATATTCAGGCCATGACTCCAAAGCGGGACACTCACTCAGCTTGTGACTTTTTAACTTTCCTTCCTGTTGCTATTATTTCTGCCACCTTTGACACAGCAGGATCAAAGTTCATGCTGGCTGCTGCTACAACCTCTTCATCCCTAAATCATTAATGGAGAAAAGATGAGAGAACGATTATAGCCACAAATGTACAGCATCATCTTAGCTGACACTTTAACAAGTTACTTAATGAGTAGTGAGATATCTTGAAGTTACTTTATGTAAAGTGCAAGAAACTTTCTCTCATCAACATTTCCTTTGAAAACAATGTCCGTGTAGCCTTCGCCATAACCTGCATTAATTTgggaaaaataacacaaaaccgacaaaataaaataaatagaaaaataatggtAATTTGTTCattgaaaatgcatttaatatttcaATAGCAAAGCTCATTTCAAGTGGTCACCTGTGTATCGGATACTCTGTCCCAGCAGCACAGTCCAGAAGTACGGCACAGTGTTTACTTCAGTCTGCTTCCTTAACATGTTTAAAGCAGCGATTCTCCCTTAAGTAAAGATTAAAATCAGATAATCAAAATTATTATCATGTTATTTTCCAGTTTATTAATACTATTCCTTATTATTTTACAGTCTGGGCTGAAACCATGGATGAAATTTTAATGTGGTCCATACTATATAACTGGCATCTACTTTGATAGAGTAATAATCCCTGCTGAATATGTCTGGTGCTTCATCATGTCTACTGCTCTATTTTCTAAACgcctttgtttttttacca includes the following:
- the pak4 gene encoding serine/threonine-protein kinase PAK 4 isoform X3, giving the protein MFSKKKKQRVQISAPSNFEHRVHTDFDEQEQKFVGLPRQWQSLIEDTAKRPKPFIDATVITTVEPRKTIVRGSKLGVDGSLTWLLDEFETMSVIRSNSLRRGSPPTQPRSDSGSSGSSGMQENGEYPHRYQFDRTDRIGDGKDRYRDRERARIEHQGPDPRQSQRPARGPREDGRPQQPRGQEPSRHRDRERPAVPPAPPPRERDRQRDREPHEYHEQVVRREEASDRRPKSSYTSQDGSPQSPRDKRPLSGPNIRTPNLPVTDGVMKTAQQSRPFNTYPRTESDTARSPSSQDLKAGRTHESSHRNGPSSGVSHCGSGGGKAASRGEPQQHHASHPALGPEPPASQQLPPAPRPSGPPQQGRSPQREPQRVSHEQFRAALQMVVDPGDPRTYLDHYIKIGEGSTGIVCIATVKSTGKLVAVKKMDLRKQQRRELLFNEVVIMRDYHHDNVVEMYNSYLVGDELWVVMEFLEGGALTDIVTHTRMNEEQIATVCLSVLKALSVLHAQGVIHRDIKSDSILLTHDGRVKLSDFGFCAQVSKEVQRRKSLVGTPYWMAPELISRLPYGPEVDIWSLGIMVIEMVDGEPPYFNEPPLKAMKMIRDNLPPKLKNLHKVSPLLKGFLDRMLVRDPAQRATAQELLKHPFLSKSGPPSCIVPLMRQNRMR
- the pak4 gene encoding serine/threonine-protein kinase PAK 4 isoform X2 is translated as MKAAGSRALPPAHVCSPPLAPQRRCSAAAMFSKKKKQRVQISAPSNFEHRVHTDFDEQEQKFVGLPRQWQSLIEDTAKRPKPFIDATVITTVEPRKTIVRGSKLGVDGSLTWLLDEFETMSVIRSNSLRRGSPPTQPRSDSGSSGSSGMQENGEYPHRYQFDRTDRIGDGKDRDRERARIEHQGPDPRQSQRPARGPREDGRPQQPRGQEPSRHRDRERPAVPPAPPPRERDRQRDREPHEYHEQVVRREEASDRRPKSSYTSQDGSPQSPRDKRPLSGPNIRTPNLPVTDGVMKTAQQSRPFNTYPRTESDTARSPSSQDLKAGRTHESSHRNGPSSGVSHCGSGGGKAASRGEPQQHHASHPALGPEPPASQQLPPAPRPSGPPQQGRSPQREPQRVSHEQFRAALQMVVDPGDPRTYLDHYIKIGEGSTGIVCIATVKSTGKLVAVKKMDLRKQQRRELLFNEVVIMRDYHHDNVVEMYNSYLVGDELWVVMEFLEGGALTDIVTHTRMNEEQIATVCLSVLKALSVLHAQGVIHRDIKSDSILLTHDGRVKLSDFGFCAQVSKEVQRRKSLVGTPYWMAPELISRLPYGPEVDIWSLGIMVIEMVDGEPPYFNEPPLKAMKMIRDNLPPKLKNLHKVSPLLKGFLDRMLVRDPAQRATAQELLKHPFLSKSGPPSCIVPLMRQNRMR
- the pak4 gene encoding serine/threonine-protein kinase PAK 4 isoform X1, yielding MKAAGSRALPPAHVCSPPLAPQRRCSAAAMFSKKKKQRVQISAPSNFEHRVHTDFDEQEQKFVGLPRQWQSLIEDTAKRPKPFIDATVITTVEPRKTIVRGSKLGVDGSLTWLLDEFETMSVIRSNSLRRGSPPTQPRSDSGSSGSSGMQENGEYPHRYQFDRTDRIGDGKDRYRDRERARIEHQGPDPRQSQRPARGPREDGRPQQPRGQEPSRHRDRERPAVPPAPPPRERDRQRDREPHEYHEQVVRREEASDRRPKSSYTSQDGSPQSPRDKRPLSGPNIRTPNLPVTDGVMKTAQQSRPFNTYPRTESDTARSPSSQDLKAGRTHESSHRNGPSSGVSHCGSGGGKAASRGEPQQHHASHPALGPEPPASQQLPPAPRPSGPPQQGRSPQREPQRVSHEQFRAALQMVVDPGDPRTYLDHYIKIGEGSTGIVCIATVKSTGKLVAVKKMDLRKQQRRELLFNEVVIMRDYHHDNVVEMYNSYLVGDELWVVMEFLEGGALTDIVTHTRMNEEQIATVCLSVLKALSVLHAQGVIHRDIKSDSILLTHDGRVKLSDFGFCAQVSKEVQRRKSLVGTPYWMAPELISRLPYGPEVDIWSLGIMVIEMVDGEPPYFNEPPLKAMKMIRDNLPPKLKNLHKVSPLLKGFLDRMLVRDPAQRATAQELLKHPFLSKSGPPSCIVPLMRQNRMR